The following proteins come from a genomic window of Platichthys flesus chromosome 1, fPlaFle2.1, whole genome shotgun sequence:
- the LOC133958731 gene encoding uncharacterized protein LOC133958731 gives MDNNIEERLVEEFRRYEHLYNQSTSTYKDAQMTANSRSEISAAFGLDVQECIQRWRRIRDRFVRVKNTTEGSSDDAEGQKYPAFFISRSWLLPHIKHSETTSNYDNKQPEPSCPESSVSESESSPESSTSESESSPRVLAAYPPASMLTPCRRSQKRRRRMEQDRSYITEVFSKLEESRQQLYRTFVAVAPRPSPEDEFSCWGQYMGVMAKNLPKDKQQELMFQVWKLMHFNQPDEGPCVSSYHS, from the exons ATGGACAACAACATTGAAGAGCGCCTAGTGGAAGAGTTCCGGAGGTACGAGCACTTATACAACCAGTCCACGAGCACCTACAAGGACGCACAGATGACCGCGAACTCAAGGAGCGAGATTTCGGCTGCCTTCGGTCTCGATGTGCAAGAGTGCAttcagagatggaggaggattcGGGACCGATTTGTCCGGGTCAAGAACACCACAGAGGGCAGCAGTGACGATGCAGAGGGGCAGAAGTACCCTGCTTTCTTTATCTCTAGGTCGTGGTTGTTGCCACACATAAAGCATAGTGAGACCACGTCAAACTACGACAATAag CAGCCGGAGCCATCCTGCCCCGAGTCATCAGTCTCAGAATCCGAGTCTTCCCCTGAGTCATCCACTTCGGAATCTGAGTCCTCTCCTCGTGTGCTGGCTGCCTACCCTCCAGCCTCCATGCTCACGCCATGTCGTCGTtcacagaagaggagaagacggATGGAGCAAGACCGGAGTTACATAACCGAAGTGTTCTCTAAGCTCGAGGAGAGCAGGCAACAATTGTACAGGACCTTTGTGGCCGTGGCACCTCGTCCATCTCCAGAAGACGAATTCTCATGCTGGGGACAGTACATGGGTGTTATGGCAAAGAATCTGcccaaagacaaacaacaggaATTAATGTTTCAGGTATGGAAACTGATGCATTTTAACCAGCCCGATGAGGGGCCTTGTGTTTCAAGTTACCATAGTTAG
- the supv3l1 gene encoding ATP-dependent RNA helicase SUPV3L1, mitochondrial yields the protein MSVNRCVWLFSRLQLHANSRAARFTAGGSCHVSGWLHKHPRARNVSSSSSPPKAPDTSLFVPISLKTDFSMDGSVGAELTQPLSKEELLKVLNRFYKRKEMQKLAADHGLDARLFHQAFISFRKHVLEGSALPADLHIILSDICCGAGHIDDIYPYFMRHSKQIFPMLDCMEDLRKISDLRVPANWYPEARAIQRKVIFHAGPTNSGKTYHAIQRLLAAKTGVYCGPLKLLAHEIFEKTNNAGVPCDLVTGEERTFMDLEGRASGHVACTIEMCSVNTPYEVAVIDEIQMIRDLSRGWAWTRALMGLCAEEIHVCGEAAAIDFIRELMYTTGEEVEVHTYKRLTPFSILDQAVESLDNLREGDCIVCFSKNDIYSISRQIEIRGLECAVIYGSLPPTTKLSQAKKFNDPDDPCKIMVATDAIGMGLNLSIKRIIFNSLVKPNVNEKGEKHMETISTSQALQIAGRAGRFSSKFKEGEVTTMHRDDLPVLKEILSHAVEPIETAGLHPTAEQIEMFAYHLPDATLSNLVDIFVSLSQVDGLYFVCNIDDFKFLADMIQHIPLNLRSRYVFCTAPINKKQTFVCTSFLKFARQFSRDEPLTFDWVCRHVSWPLAHPKNIKDLVHLEAVHDVLDLYLWLSYRFMDMFPDTALIREIQRELDDIIQQGVQNITRLIRATDTTLTSPVRTQNSRSGQLSGNSGAADGRYLTNSRGPRGQRDLGEMTDSSLANRLVRDGLLTPDLLRQLHREFSKDPKKDSTNQQVLDTEHHNNNNKGKKRRKK from the exons ATGTCAGTAAACcggtgtgtgtggctgttttcTCGGCTGCAGCTCCACGCTAACAGTCGGGCTGCCCGTTTCACCGCTGGAGGCAGCTGTCATGTGTCTGGGTGGTTACACAAACATCCGCGGGCCAGAAACGTTTCATCCAGCAGCTCTCCACCCAAAGCCCCGGACACGTCTCTGTTCGTCCCCATCTCTCTGAAGACGGACTTCTCGATGGACGGGAGTGTTGGAGCAGAGCTCACCCAGCCGCTCTCTAAAG AAGAACTGCTGAAAGTGTTGAACCGGTTTTATAAGAGGAAGGAGATGCAGAAGCTGGCAGCAGATCATGGCCTTGATG ctcgTCTGTTCCACCAGGCCTTCATCAGCTTCAGGAAGCATGTCCTGGAAGGATCAGCTCTCCCCGCTGATCTGCACATCATCCTCAGTGACATCTGCTGTGGAGCAG GTCACATAGATGACATCTACCCCTACTTCATGCGTCACTCCAAGCAAATCTTCCCCATGCTGGACTGTATGGAGGACCTGAGAAAGATATCTGACCTCCGGGTCCCTGCTAACTG GTACCCTGAGGCTCGTGCCATCCAGAGGAAAGTGATTTTCCATGCTGGTCCCACTAACAGTGGTAAAACCTATCACGCCATCCAGCGCTTATTGGCTGCTAAGACTGGGGTCTACTGTGGCCCCCTGAAACTACTGGCCCACGAGATCTTTGAGAAAACCAATAACGCT ggTGTACCATGTGACTTGGTTACAGGAGAGGAGCGGACGTTCATGGACTTGGAGGGTCGAGCTTCTGGCCACGTGGCCTGCACCATTGAGATGTGCAGTGTCAATACACCTT ATGAAGTGGCTGTAATCGATGAGATTCAGATGATCAGAGATCTTTCCAGAGGCTGGGCCTGGACCAGAGCACTAATGG GTCTCTGTGCAGAGGAGATCCATGTgtgtggagaagctgcagctatCGACTTTATTAGAGAGCTGATGTACACCactggagaggaggtggag GTGCACACCTACAAGCGTCTGACTCCATTCTCAATCCTGGATCAGGCTGTGGAGTCGTTGGACAACTTGAGAGAAGGAGATTGTATCGTCTGCTTCAGTAAAAATGACATCTACTCCATCAGCAGGCAGATCGAGATCAGAGGACTGGAGTGTGCTGTCATTTATGGGAGTTTACCTCCAA CCACCAAGCTGTCACAGGCCAAGAAGTTCAATGATCCGGATGACCCCTGCAAGATCATGGTCGCCACAGATGCCATTGGAATGGGCCTCAACCT GAGTATCAAACGCATCATCTTCAACAGTCTGGTGAAGCCTAATGTCAATGAGAAGGGGGAGAAACACATGGAGACCATCAGCACATCACAGGCTCTGCAGATAGCCGGCCGTGCAGGGAG GTTCTCCTCCAAGTTTAAAGAGGGAGAAGTTACCACCATGCACAGAGATGATCTGCCTGTGCTGAAGGAAATACTCAGTCATGCAGTGGAACCCAtagag ACTGCAGGTCTACATCCCACAGCAGAGCAGATAGAGATGTTCGCCTATCATCTACCTGATGCTACATTATCCAACCTTGTG GACATATTTGTCAGCCTCTCTCAGGTCGATGGTCTGTATTTCGTCTGCAACATTGACGACTTCAAGTTTCTGGCTGATATGATTCAGCATATCCCACTCAACCTGAGGTCGCGCTACGTCTTCTGTACTGCCCCCATCAACAAGAAACAAACCTTCGTATGCACCTCCTTCCTAAAG tttgCTCGTCAGTTCAGTCGAGATGAGCCTCTGACCTTTGACTGGGTCTGTCGACATGTCAGCTGGCCTCTGGCTCATCCCAAAAACATTAAAGACCTGGTTCACTTGGAAGCTGTTCATGATGTGTTGGATCTTTACCTCTGGTTGAG ctaCCGTTTCATGGACATGTTTCCTGACACTGCCTTGATTCGAGAAATCCAGCGGGAGCTTGACGACATCATCCAACAGGGCGTCCAAAATATCACTCGTCTCATCAGAGCCACTGACACAACCCTCACTAGCCCAGTGCGGACACAGAACAGCAGGAGTGGACAATTGAGCGGGAACAGTGGAGCTGCAGACGGTCGCTATTTGACCAACAGCAGAGGTCCGAGGGGACAGAGAGACTTAGGAGAGATGACAGACAGTTCTCTGGCTAATCGCCTGGTGAGAGACGGGCTGCTGACGCCTGATTTACTGCGGCAGCTACACAGAGAGTTTTCCAAAGATCCGAAGAAGGATTCCACCAACCAGCAGGTCCTCGATACAGAAcatcacaacaataacaacaaaggGAAAAAACGGCGGAAGAAATGA
- the LOC133952958 gene encoding hexokinase HKDC1-like, producing MLTLQLVSFLFSKFKEGPTKKLKVDSFLHTMCLHDDQLSAISARFQAEMKKGLSAESNAAAAVKMLPTHVRSTPDGSERGQFLVLDLGGSKFKVLRVKVRDGTGIRRGGVEMEERSYQIPQELLVGRGAELLDHVSESLKDFLHEKNISLEKRHPLAFTFSFPCEQSALDQGSLLSWSKNFRARGLQGKDVVQALRDAIGRTGGMNTEVLAVVNDTVATMMTCGFEDKYCEVGLIIGTGTNACYMEELRHIDLVEGDEGRMCVNTEWGAFGDDGALSDYITEFDRELDAASNNPGKQIFEKMVSGMYLGELVRLVVLKMATLGLLFAGHVSNALRTKGKVTTAHVAAMEEYKNGLENTRRILTGLDLTPSLDDCIAVQHVSTIVSFRSSNLAAAGLAAILTRIKQNRKWRTFRITVGVDGTLYKTHPQYPKRLHKVVRRLLPECQVRFVLSDSGSSKGAALVTAVAQRLASQKRKVDETLSLFRLSSEQLQLVKARMRAGLEAGLRGEGSSEIKMLPSFVSRLPDGKEHGKYLALDLGGTNFKVMLVNFKKGVQQSSQVYHKIYTIPLELMQGAGEELFDHCAQCVSDFLDYMGIKNTRLPAGFTFSFPCEQTAIDTGTLVSWTKGFKATDCEGHDVVDMLRDAIKRRNEFELDIAVIANDTVATMMSCAYEEPQCEIGLIAGNGTNVCYMEELKNIKTTEQKKRQMDNGSDGENKEGEARIQTMCVNTEWGGLGDHGSLDDLITPYDGEVDLNSLNPGKQRFEKLTGGMYLGEVVRQTLLDLTSRGLLFRGHVSDALKTTGIFQTKYLSQIESDRMALLQVRSILQGLKLDSTCDDSIIVKEVCGAVSRRAAQLCGAGMAAVVEKIRENRGLDHLSITVGVDGKLYKLHPHFSEVLQETARVLAPQCQVTFVQSEEGRGKGAALITALIRPKGEM from the exons ATGTTGACTCTTCAGcttgtttccttcctcttctccaaaTTCAAGGAGGGCCCCACAAAGAAG ttgaaggTGGACAGCTTTCTGCACACGATGTGTCTCCATGACGACCAGCTGAGTGCCATCTCGGCCCGTTTCCAGGCTGAGATGAAGAAGGGGCTTTCAGCCGAGAGCAACGCTGCTGCCGCCGTGAAGATGCTGCCGACACATGTCCGCTCCACTCCTGATGGATCAG AAAGAGGACAGTTTCTGGTGCTGGATCTCGGAGGCTCCAAGTTTAAAGTGCTCCGAGTTAAAGTGAGAGACGGAACGGGgatcaggagaggaggagtggagatggaggagaggagttaCCAAATACCACAGGAGCTGCTTgtggggagaggagcagag TTACTGGACCATGTGTCCGAGTCTCTAAAAGACTTCCTACATGAGAAGAACATCAGCTTGGAGAAGAGACATCCTCTGgccttcactttctctttccccTGCGAACAGTCCGCCCTTGATCAG GGATCTTTGTTGAGCTGGAGTAAGAACTTCCGGGCTCGGGGCCTTCAGGGGAAGGACGTGGTTCAGGCCCTCAGAGACGCCATTGGCAGAACTGGG GGGATGAATACAGAGGTGTTGGCTGTGGTGAACGACACCGTAGCCACCATGATGACCTGTGGTTTTGAAGACAAGTACTGTGAAGTAGGACTCATCATTG GTACAGGCACCAATGCGTGCTACATGGAGGAGCTGCGTCACATTGACCTGGTGGAGGGAGACGAGGGCAGGATGTGTGTGAACACCGAGTGGGGGGCGTTTGGAGACGACGGGGCTCTGAGCGATTACATTACTGAGTTTGACAGAGAGCTGGACGCAGCCTCCAACAACCCTGGGAAACAGAT CTTTGAGAAGATGGTGAGTGGGATGTACCTGGGGGAGTTGGTGAGGCTGGTTGTGTTAAAGATGGCTACACTGGGACTGCTGTTTGCTGGACATGTGTCCAATGCTCTGAGGACCAAAGGAAAAGTTACCACTGCACATGTGGCAGCCATGGAGGA GTATAAAAATGGTCTGGAGAACACCAGACGCATCCTCACAGGCCTGGACCTGACCCCTTCACTCGACGACTGCATCGCTGTTCAACATGTCAGCACGATCGTGTCCTTCAGGTCCTCAAACCTAGCGGCTGCAGGACTGGCCGCCATCTTGACTCGAATCAAGCAAAACCGGAAATGGAGGACGTTCAGGATCACTGTGGGTGTGGATGGAACGTTGTACAAGACCCACCCTCA GTATCCCAAACGTCTTCACAAAGTGGTGCGGCGGCTGCTTCCTGAGTGCCAGGTCCGATTTGTCCTGTCAGACAGCGGCAGCAGCAAAGGAGCTGCTCTGGTAACAGCAGTCGCTCAACGCCTGGCGTCGCAGAAGAGAAAG GTGGATGAGACACTGTCTCTCTTCAGGCTGAGCTCCGAGCAGCTCCAGCTGGTGAAGGCCAGGATGAGGGCGGGGCTGGAGGCAGGGCTCAGGGGAGAAGGCTCCTCTGAAATCAAGATGCTGCCTTCGTTTGTGTCCCGCCTACCTGATGGCAAAG AGCATGGGAAATATCTCGCCCTGGATCTGGGAGGCACCAACTTCAAAGTGATGCTGGTGAACTTTAAAAAAGGTGTGCAGCAGAGCTCTCAGGTCTACCACAAGATTTACACCATACCACTGGAGCTCATGcagggagctggagaggag TTGTTTGATCATTGTGCGCAGTGTGTCAGTGACTTCCTGGACTACATGGGGATCAAAAACACTCGTCTGCCTGCGGGCTTCACCTTCTCTTTCCCCTGCGAGCAGACGGCCATTGACACG GGCACACTGGTGAGCTGGACCAAAGGCTTCAAGGCCACAGACTGTGAAGGACACGATGTTGTGGACATGCTGCGGGACGCCATCAAGAGACGCAAC GAGTTTGAGTTGGACATAGCAGTTATAGCCAACGACACAGTCGCGACCATGATGAGCTGCGCCTATGAAGAGCCTCAGTGTGAAATTGGACTGATTGCTG GGAATGGCACTAATGTTTGTTACATGGAGGAACTGAAGAACATCAAGACGacagaacaaaagaaaagacaaatg GACAATGGGTCGGATGGAGAAAATAAGGAGGGGGAAGCAAGGATACAGACGATGTGTGTAAACACAGAGTGGGGAGGGCTGGGGGATCACGGCTCTCTGGATGATCTCATCACACCTTATGACGGTGAGGTCGACCTGAACTCACTTAACCCTGGAAAACAAAG GTTTGAAAAACTGACCGGTGGGATGTATTTGGGTGAAGTTGTCCGTCAGACATTACTGGATTTAACCAGCCGAGGTTTGTTGTTCAGAGGACACGTCAGCGACGCTTTGAAAACAACTGGAATATTCCAAACCAAGTACCTGTCACAAATAGAGAG TGACCGAATGGCTCTACTGCAGGTCAGATCTATTCTCCAGGGCCTCAAGCTCGACAGCACCTGTGACGACAGCATCATCGTAAAAGAG GTGTGTGGAGCAGTGTCTCGTCGAGCAGCTCAGCTGTGCGGGGCAGGAATGGCGGCCGTGGTGGAGAAGATCAGAGAGAACCGAGGACTGGACCATCTCAGCATCACCGTAGGGGTGGATGGGAAACTCTACAAACTACACCCACA tttctctgaAGTCCTCCAGGAGACGGCCAGAGTTTTGGCTCCTCAGTGTCAAGTGACTTTTGTCCAATCTGAGGAAGGCAGAGGGAAGGGTGCAGCCCTCATCACCGCTCTGATCAGACCGAAGGGGGAGATGTGA